In the Spirochaetota bacterium genome, CGATCTCCTGGAGGGCCAGGCTGTAGCTGACGGCGCCGGCGGCGGAGCCTCTATAGCGCTCCGGCACCATCATGCCGAAAAGGCCGAGCTCTCCCAGTTTCTTGATGATCCCCTCCGGATATTCGCCGCGGTTATTGTACTCTTGGGCGTAGGGCTCGATCTCGCTCTTGGCGAATTCGCGCATCATGTCCCGGATCATTATTTGTTCATCGGTCAACTGGAGATTCATTAATCCTCCTACGGTGTATAGATGGTGACTATGAGAACGGTAACGGTGCTGCCGGGATTTTTCAACGTGTGTCGTATGCCTGAATTGAAATGAAGGGACTGGTCTTTTTTGAGGCGGTGTTTTTTTTGCCCCACCTGTATGATCACCTCTCCCTTCAGGACGTAGACGAATTCCTCGCCTTCATGCTGGTACCTGACGCCCGGGTGCTCGGACCGCGGCGCGATGCCGACCCTGAAGGCGCGGAGATGGTCCTTCGTGGCCTGGGGGGTGAGGACCTCGTATTGGTAGGCTTCCTCCCTTTTCTTGAAATCCTGGATCCTCCGCTTTTCCAGCTCCTTCTCGCTGGACTTGCTTTTCAGGAGCAATTCTCCAGGGTTTATTGTCAGGGCCCGGGCGATCTTCAGTAAGTCGCCCACCGGCGCGAAGCCGGTCCCTTCCTCAATTTCCCCCAGGTGAGGCACCGTGAGCCCCGTGATCTCCGAAAGCTCATCGATGGTAACTTTCTTTTTCATTCGCATGGCGCGAATTTTTTGTCCTGTTGGATTGCCGCCCTTTGGTATGCGCTTTTTATCCATAGATGCCTCGTCGTCAGATGGCGCCGAAGATAAAGCCGGCATTTGCGTATCCCTCATAATTAAAGCCGCCATTCCTGATAAAATAAAAACCGCACCGGAACCCGCCTTCAACCGTAATGGCCGCGTTTTCGGAAAGGCGGATGTTAACGCCCATGGCGATGCCGACCGGGATAAAAATGCCGTATTTGCGTTTCCATAGATTTTCGTAATACATATAATAGAGCCCATAGAGCAGGTAGACCGGCGGCGCATACGACAATAACGACAAATGATTGCTGCGCTTGTAGAAGGACCATTCACTATCGCGCGTGGTGCGGACATGTCCGGTAAGAAGCTGGATTCCGATGAGGGGCCCTAACCAGAAGCGCACCTGCTCATTCCCTGCAACGCGGAAGGCGAAGATGTTGTCGATTTTGGCCCGCATGAAGCGGCGGAACTGGTACCGTCCGCCCATGGGATAGGACCCTTCCACTCCGGCATTGAGGCGGTTATGATAGTTTTTCGAATCATCTCCCGATTCCAGTATGAGACCTGCTCCGTACACTGAGTTTTTAATTGAATACATGACGCGATAGTCGTTTCCGTTATCAATAAATCTCATCATGTCGACTTTGCCGTACCCGCCGGTCCCGTAAAATCCGAATCCTATGGGGAAGGCTGGCGCGGAAATCAATAACAGCCCGAAAAATACAATGACGCAATATTTTTTCATAACATACCTCGCGATTAAAGCGTTAATAAGTATATCGGTAAAAACAATTATTTTCAGTCCAGATATACAGCGTGAAACTTCATTTTTGCTTAATATCTTGATTTAGATGATATTTTCGATATACTATGAGCGAATTTGATAATGAAAAATTGCCTGGCGCAAATTAATAAATGAATGATTGGCATGAAAAATATTATATATAGCCTAAAAAAACAATGTCAAGTCTTGTTTCTATTTTTTGTCTCTTCCATTGTTTCTCTGTACATTACACTATCATATTACATTCTTTATAACAACATATGAATCGCCAGGTAAATGTCGTGAAGCCGGGCGGATCATCGGTTGAGGAGGTGTGTCATGTCAGCTCAGGAAATATGGGAAGGAATGGTGCGGGTCGGATCGAATATGACGGAGAAGCAGCCCATGCCGTATCATCTTGATGACCCCGACGAGATGGTGGAATTTCTGGACGAGGACTCCAAAGCCATGGCCATGGGCAGGGATGCCGTGAGCCGCGAGAATGATGCCGATATGATGGGAACCTATCTGCATTGATCGGCGCGACGGCGGAATTCTCGCGCCGCTGTTCCGCCGGAAACGAGTTCAGGCGCGTTTTTCCTTACGGAGGCGGTCGATGAGGCGCCCGAGAAAGGCTGCGGCGTCTTCGGGAATCACGTAATCGGACATTTCGATGATGGGAGCCGCGTCGCTGGTATTGATCGACACGATTATTTCGGAATCCACGATGGAGGCGGTGTGCTGTATCTGTCCCGAAATGCCGAAGCCGAGATAGAGGCGGGGCCTGATGGTCTTCCCCGTCTGGCCGATCATCCGCTCCTCGCCGCACCAGTTGTTGAACACCGGCACTCGCGTCGCTCCGACTTCGCCGCCGAGTATATCCGCTATCTCGAAGAGCCTGTCGAAGTTCTTCTTTGAACCGAGGCCGCGTCCGCCGGCCACCACCACTGAAGCCTGTTCCAGGGGGACCCGGGGCTTATCCCAGCGCACCGGAGCCTCGAGGCTCCTGATGCGGAGCTGAGACATATCGTAATCAAAGGGAAGCCGGATGATTTCAGGTTTGACGCCGGCGATCTCTTTTTTGTCGAATACGCCCTGCTGCACCGTGGCCATCTGGGGTCGGGCATGGGGGCATATGACCGTGGCTATGGCATTGCCGCTGTAGGCCGGCCGCTTCATAACCAGGAGACCTTTTCCGTATAGTTCGGAATCCATGATGGAAAGGCCGGTGCAGTGGGAGGTGAGGCCGGTGGAAAAACGCTGGGCCAGGCGCGGCGCCAGGTCCGCCCCGGCTTCGGTCGATGGAAAGAGCACGATGGAAGGCCGGTGGCGCTCGATGAGGCCGGTGTACAGGTCGGGAAATATCTGGCTGTCATAGTGCTTCAGGGAGCGGTCGCTGCAGTAGAGAATGACATCAGTGCCGTATTTCTCTATGACGGAAAGATACTGCTCCGCGTCAAGAGCGAAGACCACGGCGCAGAGCCGTGAGCCCACGGCGTCGGCTATTTCGCGTCCCTTGGAGAGAAGCTCCAGGGCGCCGTCAAGGACACGCTCGTGGTCCTGTATCTCCGTAAAGACCCATACATCGCCAGGTTTTCCCGTTGTCTTTTTCGCACTTGTCGTCATAAATCAATATCTCAGAATATTCTGTTTTTTAAGCCGGTGAATGAGATTGTCCACCTTTTCGTCGATAGCGCCGGTGAGGACCTCGCGCTCACGCCTGTGGGTAAAGATCTCTGTTTCGATGACCACCGTCGGCGATCCGGCCGTACCGTATTCGGCCTCGTCCCCGCCTATGTCATCCATGGTCATTACCGTGACATCCCTGTCCGCGCAGGTCCTGATGTCGGCCAGGCGGGGTGTCCGGACCCGGTTCGCGGTTTTTCCGACTGCTATCAGGATTGGAAGATCCACCCGTATCTTCTGGTATTCGTGACCGTAGAGACGCTCTATCGTTGCAGTATTTGATGAGATCTGGAACTTGTGTATCTGCGTCATCAGCGGTATACCCAGAAATTCCGACAACTGGAAGCCGACGTGGCCCGTGTTGCCGTCGATGGCCTCGCACCCGGTCATGATGAGATCAAAGCGGCCGAGCCTTTCGATGGCCCGGGAGAGTATTTTGCCGGTGACAAGGGAATCGGAGCCGGCGAAGCGCGGGTCCGACAGGAGGACGCACCGGTCGACGCCCAGGGCGTAGGCTTCGGCGAGGACATCGGAGGCCTGGGGCGGTCCCATGGTCAGGGCGGTGATCGAAGCGCCGCAGTCGTCCCTGACGGCGAGGGCCATCTCGATGGCGTGGAGGTCGTCGGGGTTCATGATGTTGTCCGCGCCGCTTCGGTCGATGGTCCCGGTCCGGGGATCGAAGAGGGCCTTCTGCGTGTCCGGCACCTGCTTTATGCATACGATGATCGATAGCATGGGACTAGAACCTGCTGAATTCGTTAATAATGTCGTTACCGATGATGATCTTCATCACCTCGGATGTTCCTTCGTAGATCTCGGTGATCTTGGCGTCGCGAAAAAAGCGCTCCACCGGGAGGTCCTTGACGTAGCCGTAGCCGCCGAAGACTTGGAGGGCCCGCGTGCACGCCTCCATGGCCGCCGACGAGGCGTAGTATTTGCACATGGCCGATTCGGTCGAGAAGGGAAGGCCCCTGTCTTTAAGATCGGCCGCGCGGTAGATCAGGAGGCGCGCCGCTTCGAGGCTGGTCCGCATGTCGGCCAGCATGAAGGAGATGGCCTGGAACGTGCCGATGGGCCGGTCAAACTGCTTCCTCTCCATTGCGTAGGTCGCTGCCGCCGTATAGGCCGCGGTCCCGATGCCGAGGGCCTGGGCCGCGATGCCGATCCGGCCCATGTCGAGGGTCTGCATCGATATCTTGAACCCGTCCTCGACCCGGCCCAGAACGTTTTCCCGGGGAACGCGCACGTTGTTGAAAAAGAGCTCGGAAACCATATTGCCGCGCATGCCCATCATGTCCTCGATCTTGCCCACTTCGAAGCCTTTCATCGATTTTTCCACGATGAATATGGCGATGCCCCTGGTTTTCTTCGCGCGGTCCACCGACGCGGCCACGAGGAAAAGATCGCCGACGCCTCCGTTGGTCACGAAGGCCTTCTGGCCGTTAAGGATGTAGTGATCCCCGTCAGGGACCGCCGTGGTCTGGATCGACGCCGCGTCGGAGCCTGACTGGGGCTCCGTTACGGTGAAGCCGCCGATCTTTCCGCCTGTGGCGAGGTCCGGGGCGTAGCGCTCTATCTGCTCCTTTGTACCGAACTTGAGGAGCGGCGCCAGGCACACGGAATTGTGCACGGTGACGCCGAGGCCCACGGCCGCGCTCACCCGGGAGATCTCTTCGATCACAAGGCAATAGCTCACCGAGTCGAGTTCGGCGCCGCCGCAGGAGGCCGGGGCCTGGATGCCCCAGATGTTGAGCCTTCCCATTTCACGGACTATGTCGGGAGGGAGCGGTTTTGATTCCCGGTCGAGGTAATTCGACCATTCATCGAGAACCTCGGTGGCGAATTTCCTCATGCTTTTCCGGATCATCAGCTGAGATTTTGACAGGGAAAAATTCATGATTATAGAATGAGAAGTAATACAGCGCTTATATGTCAAGCAAATTCAAGAAAGATGATTGACACGGGGTATTTATGGATAATTGTATACAGGTTGTATCGAATTGTAATGAGGAATAAAAAGGTACGATATGGCGGAGGAGGGAACATGAAAAAGGCACTGCTCGTTATCGGCTTGTTGATTCTCGTCGTTGCCGCGGTCGCTGGCATATTTATCTGGAAAGATTTCCAGAAATTTATGGCCATGGAGGTCGTAAAGGTCGATCCGCAGCTCACCGTGTTCATAGGCGGAAGCGGCAATTCCCTTGTCCTCACCTCTGATGACGGCAGGCAGGCCCTGGTCGTTGACACCAAGATGAGGGGCGCGGCCCAGGAGATGAGGGACACTGTTAAAGCGGAAGATATTATCGTCGTTAATACCCATTCCCATTCAGACCACACCGCCGGTAATACTATCTACCCGAAGGCGAAAATTATCGCCGGCGCCTATGATAAAAATGAATGGGACGTGGCTTCCGATAAAAGCAGGTACCCGGACATAACCCTGAAGCCGGGCGAGGAAAAGGAGCTGAAGATAGGCAAGGAAACGGTCATCCTGCGCAACATGGGAAGGGCCCATACCACCAATGACGTTGTGGTGTATATAAAGAACAGGAAGTTCCTCGTCACCGGCGATCTCATATTCCTCGACATGCATCCGGCCGTTATTGCCAAAAGCGGCGCCAACGTTTCCCTCTGGATAAAGGCCCTGGAGGATCTCAAGGATCGCTATGACATAGAGAAACTGGTCCCGGGGCATGGTAAGCTCTCCGATAGGAACGCCCTCGTGGTCATGAAAGAGTATTTTACTTCGATCGGCGACGGAATCGGGAATAAAGAAAGACTGGCCGAGCTCAAGAAGAAGTATGAAGGATACTTTTCATTGCCCGGTATGACCGGTTTTGACCGAACCGTGAAATTCATTGAGAATGAGAAGAAAAGCTCTGGGAAGTAACATTCCTCTATGGGCGGATGTATAATCATCCGGATGGAATAGCGCAAATAAAACATGTAAGGCATGGAACAATGGCACAGGTGACTGCAAAAGGGGAATTCTCCAAAAGTAAATCAGCGTTAATATGCCTTGGGGCATACGGCGCCGCTCTCACAGTCGCGGTGCTAATTGTCCTTTTTCTGCATGATTTCAATGACATCGCTGCGGCCTTCTTCGCCGATGTGGCTGCAACCGTGGTGATTTTCCTGTTCAGCGTGGGAATGAATAATTCCAGCATGTACGATCCCTACTGGAGCGTGGCCCCCCTGCCCATCGCCCTCTATTGGGCCCTGGGGCGTGAGTATGGACCGGTCTCCTACAGAGGGGTCATTGTGATCTTACTCGTGCTGCTGTGGGGAGCCAGGCTCACCTATAACTGGTACCGTCAGTGGAAGGGCCTTGTCCACGAAGACTGGCGCTATGCCGATTTCAGGAATAAAACGGGCCGTCTATACTGGCCCATCAGCTTTCTCGGCATTCATTTGTTCCCGACGGTGATGGTATTCCTCGGATGCCTTTCGATGTACCCGGTCATGAGCGCCGGCAATACTGAGCTTGGATTCCTTGACGGCGTGGCTCTTTTTATCACTGTCAGCGCTATCATTATAGAAACGATGGCGGATAAACAGCTCAACCGGTTCGTGACAGGCAAACCGCCGAAAGATGCCATTCTTTCCTCCGGTCTCTGGGCATACTCGCGCCATCCCAATTACTTCGGCGAGATCTCTTTCTGGTGGGGGCTCTTCCTCTTTTCGCTGGCGGCAGACGGTTTTCGTTGGTGGATCATCGTGGGTCCCCTTGCCATCACTATCATGTTCCTTACCGTCAGCATCCCGATGATGGAAAAGCGGATGCTGAGCAGCAGGCCCCATTATGCGGAGCGGCAGAGGTCGGTTTCAAGACTGGTGCCGTGGTTTCGTAAAAAGTAGAATTTACCGCACATGAACCGATAAAAATCTGTCTCCCCATCGAATTCATCGCAGGTATTTCAACCGATAACTATCGTTCCCCAGCCAATGAAGATAGGGGGTCAGAGCCGATAACTATCCTTCCCCCGCCGCCTTCGGCGGCGGGGGAAGGAATCCACCCGCCATCATTTTTTTATAAATTTACTTGACACATAAACACTGTTTGTAATGGTAAACATTGTTTACATGTCGATTGATATACAACCTCTATATATCATTGACAGTATTTGGACAGAAACTTAAGGTGTTATTATTGAACAAATTCAAGATGAGTGTATAGCTATGATAGATGTAATGGAAAAAGAATCAATCAGCAGAAAATCAACCAATGATCTTGGTAAATTCTTTTATCCTGAAAGCCTTGTTGTGATCGGGGTATCGATCAAGAGGCTGAACCTTGGACAGATC is a window encoding:
- a CDS encoding electron transfer flavoprotein subunit alpha/FixB family protein — translated: MTTSAKKTTGKPGDVWVFTEIQDHERVLDGALELLSKGREIADAVGSRLCAVVFALDAEQYLSVIEKYGTDVILYCSDRSLKHYDSQIFPDLYTGLIERHRPSIVLFPSTEAGADLAPRLAQRFSTGLTSHCTGLSIMDSELYGKGLLVMKRPAYSGNAIATVICPHARPQMATVQQGVFDKKEIAGVKPEIIRLPFDYDMSQLRIRSLEAPVRWDKPRVPLEQASVVVAGGRGLGSKKNFDRLFEIADILGGEVGATRVPVFNNWCGEERMIGQTGKTIRPRLYLGFGISGQIQHTASIVDSEIIVSINTSDAAPIIEMSDYVIPEDAAAFLGRLIDRLRKEKRA
- a CDS encoding electron transfer flavoprotein subunit beta/FixA family protein, translated to MLSIIVCIKQVPDTQKALFDPRTGTIDRSGADNIMNPDDLHAIEMALAVRDDCGASITALTMGPPQASDVLAEAYALGVDRCVLLSDPRFAGSDSLVTGKILSRAIERLGRFDLIMTGCEAIDGNTGHVGFQLSEFLGIPLMTQIHKFQISSNTATIERLYGHEYQKIRVDLPILIAVGKTANRVRTPRLADIRTCADRDVTVMTMDDIGGDEAEYGTAGSPTVVIETEIFTHRREREVLTGAIDEKVDNLIHRLKKQNILRY
- a CDS encoding acyl-CoA dehydrogenase family protein, which gives rise to MNFSLSKSQLMIRKSMRKFATEVLDEWSNYLDRESKPLPPDIVREMGRLNIWGIQAPASCGGAELDSVSYCLVIEEISRVSAAVGLGVTVHNSVCLAPLLKFGTKEQIERYAPDLATGGKIGGFTVTEPQSGSDAASIQTTAVPDGDHYILNGQKAFVTNGGVGDLFLVAASVDRAKKTRGIAIFIVEKSMKGFEVGKIEDMMGMRGNMVSELFFNNVRVPRENVLGRVEDGFKISMQTLDMGRIGIAAQALGIGTAAYTAAATYAMERKQFDRPIGTFQAISFMLADMRTSLEAARLLIYRAADLKDRGLPFSTESAMCKYYASSAAMEACTRALQVFGGYGYVKDLPVERFFRDAKITEIYEGTSEVMKIIIGNDIINEFSRF
- a CDS encoding cupin domain-containing protein gives rise to the protein MDKKRIPKGGNPTGQKIRAMRMKKKVTIDELSEITGLTVPHLGEIEEGTGFAPVGDLLKIARALTINPGELLLKSKSSEKELEKRRIQDFKKREEAYQYEVLTPQATKDHLRAFRVGIAPRSEHPGVRYQHEGEEFVYVLKGEVIIQVGQKKHRLKKDQSLHFNSGIRHTLKNPGSTVTVLIVTIYTP
- a CDS encoding DUF1295 domain-containing protein; protein product: MAQVTAKGEFSKSKSALICLGAYGAALTVAVLIVLFLHDFNDIAAAFFADVAATVVIFLFSVGMNNSSMYDPYWSVAPLPIALYWALGREYGPVSYRGVIVILLVLLWGARLTYNWYRQWKGLVHEDWRYADFRNKTGRLYWPISFLGIHLFPTVMVFLGCLSMYPVMSAGNTELGFLDGVALFITVSAIIIETMADKQLNRFVTGKPPKDAILSSGLWAYSRHPNYFGEISFWWGLFLFSLAADGFRWWIIVGPLAITIMFLTVSIPMMEKRMLSSRPHYAERQRSVSRLVPWFRKK
- a CDS encoding MBL fold metallo-hydrolase, with product MKKALLVIGLLILVVAAVAGIFIWKDFQKFMAMEVVKVDPQLTVFIGGSGNSLVLTSDDGRQALVVDTKMRGAAQEMRDTVKAEDIIVVNTHSHSDHTAGNTIYPKAKIIAGAYDKNEWDVASDKSRYPDITLKPGEEKELKIGKETVILRNMGRAHTTNDVVVYIKNRKFLVTGDLIFLDMHPAVIAKSGANVSLWIKALEDLKDRYDIEKLVPGHGKLSDRNALVVMKEYFTSIGDGIGNKERLAELKKKYEGYFSLPGMTGFDRTVKFIENEKKSSGK